The following coding sequences are from one Prochlorococcus marinus CUG1438 window:
- a CDS encoding energy-coupling factor transporter transmembrane protein EcfT, with product MNILTKFSVGQYVYGNRSWLRIIDTRLKIIILMLFLITPIWAGPIWRLSLTGCLLLITFFSLLPPRIWWRSLFVLSCLSLLIGFISILASSDIQSIDSNLRNPNELQVFVENYKEWNILQIPSQKIWFINFGPLNLSRKAFELGIKTSTLIFTVIHSVNLMLLTTLQEDIVWGLSWFLYPLRKIGFPISKWLFQLLIALRFIPLVQEEFQNIIKSVSVRSINFRNLGFKKSFNVLLILVERLFLNIFLRIDQGAESLLSKKEISIKTSRFRTFHPSKSANVIVNTLSICFICIAIFLRKLYGAL from the coding sequence ATGAATATACTTACTAAGTTTTCAGTCGGGCAATATGTTTATGGCAATAGAAGTTGGCTAAGAATTATAGATACTAGATTAAAAATAATCATACTAATGTTATTTCTAATAACTCCAATTTGGGCAGGTCCTATTTGGAGATTGAGCTTAACAGGTTGTTTATTGTTAATTACTTTTTTTAGTTTATTGCCACCTAGAATATGGTGGCGATCATTATTTGTGCTCTCATGTTTATCATTATTAATTGGATTTATTTCAATACTTGCTTCATCTGATATTCAATCAATTGATAGCAATTTAAGAAATCCAAATGAGTTGCAAGTTTTTGTAGAGAACTATAAAGAATGGAACATTTTGCAAATTCCATCGCAGAAGATTTGGTTTATAAATTTTGGTCCTTTAAATTTATCGAGAAAAGCCTTTGAATTAGGAATAAAAACCTCAACTTTAATATTTACTGTTATTCATAGTGTTAATTTGATGCTTTTAACTACCTTACAAGAAGATATTGTATGGGGATTAAGTTGGTTTCTGTATCCATTAAGAAAAATTGGATTTCCAATAAGTAAGTGGCTTTTTCAGTTATTAATTGCATTGCGTTTTATACCTCTAGTGCAGGAAGAATTTCAAAATATAATTAAATCAGTATCAGTTAGGTCAATAAATTTCCGAAATTTAGGATTTAAGAAATCCTTTAATGTTTTATTGATTTTAGTTGAAAGGTTGTTTCTAAATATATTTCTGAGAATTGATCAAGGAGCAGAATCTTTGCTCTCGAAGAAAGAAATTTCTATAAAAACAAGTAGATTTAGAACTTTTCATCCTTCGAAATCTGCTAACGTAATTGTTAATACATTATCGATATGTTTTATTTGCATAGCAATTTTTCTTAGAAAACTGTATGGTGCATTATAA
- the der gene encoding ribosome biogenesis GTPase Der: MTLPTVAIIGRPNVGKSTLVNRLCQSNDAIVFDKPGVTRDRTYQNAIWGDKEFQIVDTGGLVFNDDSEFLPEIRTQVYLALEEASLALLVVDGNQGVTDGDLSIAKWLRNSSCKTIVAVNKCESTTLGISLASEFWKLGLGEPYPVSAIHGSGTGDLLDLVIGELPENNVKEEEEKIMMSIIGRPNVGKSSLLNSISGEKRAIVSDISGTTTDSIDTLIKKGDNQWKIVDTAGIRRKKNVKYGTEFFGINRAFKSIDRSDVCVLVIDAMDGVTDQDQKLAGRIEEQGRACVIVVNKWDLVDKNSSTIYQVEKELRSKLYFLHWSKMIFISALTGQRVENIFEHALNAVKQHRRRVSTSVVNEVLKESISWKSPPTKRSGKQGRLYYGTQVKNKPPTFTLFVNDPKLFGITYRRYIEKQIRLNLGFEGTPLILLWRGKQQRALNKEVERENIELIQKD; this comes from the coding sequence TTGACACTTCCTACGGTAGCAATTATTGGAAGACCAAATGTAGGAAAATCTACCTTAGTTAATCGTCTTTGCCAAAGTAATGATGCAATAGTCTTTGATAAGCCTGGTGTAACAAGAGATAGAACTTATCAAAATGCAATATGGGGAGACAAGGAATTTCAGATTGTTGATACTGGAGGCTTAGTTTTTAATGATGATAGTGAATTTCTTCCAGAGATACGAACACAAGTTTACTTGGCCTTAGAAGAGGCTTCACTTGCTTTACTTGTGGTAGATGGCAATCAGGGTGTTACTGATGGTGATTTATCAATAGCAAAATGGTTAAGAAACTCAAGTTGTAAAACAATTGTTGCGGTTAATAAATGTGAATCAACTACCCTTGGCATTTCTTTAGCTTCTGAGTTTTGGAAATTAGGTTTGGGCGAACCTTACCCTGTTTCCGCTATTCATGGTTCAGGCACTGGCGATCTTTTAGATCTTGTCATTGGAGAACTGCCTGAAAATAATGTTAAGGAAGAAGAGGAAAAGATAATGATGTCAATTATTGGGAGGCCAAATGTTGGGAAATCTAGTCTGTTAAATTCAATCTCTGGTGAAAAAAGAGCAATAGTTAGTGATATTAGCGGAACCACCACTGATTCAATAGATACACTAATAAAAAAAGGTGATAATCAGTGGAAAATAGTTGATACTGCTGGGATTAGAAGGAAGAAAAATGTTAAATATGGTACTGAATTTTTTGGCATCAATAGGGCCTTTAAATCTATAGATAGAAGTGATGTTTGTGTTTTGGTTATAGATGCAATGGATGGAGTAACTGATCAAGACCAGAAATTGGCAGGACGAATAGAAGAACAAGGCAGAGCTTGTGTAATTGTTGTAAATAAATGGGATCTTGTTGATAAAAACAGTTCAACAATTTATCAAGTAGAAAAAGAACTTAGATCTAAACTATATTTTTTACACTGGTCAAAAATGATTTTTATTTCGGCCTTGACCGGGCAAAGAGTTGAAAATATTTTTGAGCATGCTCTTAATGCAGTTAAACAACATAGAAGAAGGGTATCAACATCTGTGGTAAATGAAGTGCTTAAAGAGTCTATTAGTTGGAAAAGCCCCCCCACGAAAAGAAGCGGCAAGCAAGGTAGACTTTATTACGGTACTCAAGTAAAGAATAAGCCTCCCACTTTTACTCTTTTTGTAAATGACCCGAAATTATTTGGAATTACATATAGAAGATATATTGAAAAACAAATTAGATTAAATTTAGGCTTTGAAGGCACACCTCTCATTTTACTTTGGAGAGGGAAACAGCAACGAGCTTTAAATAAAGAAGTAGAAAGGGAAAATATTGAGTTAATTCAAAAAGATTGA
- a CDS encoding DUF1823 family protein encodes MNKKENFKGKQITWPICKKLLFLVLEDKVSDVFVCELVWERLFYIREKHSKDWVSSELTPAYWAEKFVKAPQIISERTASVHLTRSIPKEHKQGLKNILYFKGYKINELYPRRTRRATAVNWLIYWAIENKSFSNDNYVIPQTCSPPLNPAFGHLGDPEIK; translated from the coding sequence ATGAATAAAAAGGAAAATTTTAAAGGTAAACAAATTACGTGGCCAATATGTAAGAAACTATTATTTCTCGTTCTCGAAGATAAAGTTAGCGATGTTTTTGTTTGTGAATTGGTTTGGGAAAGACTTTTTTATATTAGAGAAAAACATTCGAAAGATTGGGTTTCTAGTGAATTAACTCCTGCCTATTGGGCAGAGAAATTCGTAAAAGCTCCTCAAATTATTTCAGAGCGAACAGCATCAGTACATTTGACCCGGTCAATTCCAAAGGAGCATAAACAAGGATTGAAAAATATTCTTTATTTTAAAGGTTATAAAATTAATGAACTTTATCCAAGAAGGACTAGAAGAGCAACTGCAGTAAACTGGTTAATTTATTGGGCTATTGAAAACAAAAGTTTTTCGAATGATAATTATGTGATTCCACAAACATGTTCTCCACCTCTTAATCCGGCATTTGGACATTTAGGTGATCCAGAAATAAAATAA
- a CDS encoding precorrin-2 C(20)-methyltransferase — MLIKNILRVFKEHKSDSPSLTIVGVGPGNPSLLTIAAVDAIKNAKVIISPVSDDNKKSFAAEIVKKYTKFKKNISIIFPMAREGFDPDEIWSNAVEKIVKFINNGESVVLLCLGDTSLFASSSNILRIIKNNYPEIITKTIPGISSVSAAAALNDFDLVKKGETLIIKECPSSNSELTSLIRESRGNKIVLAIMKVGKRWDLVREILKKEDIINNTLIALSIGMPNQIIQYASQYKKEFMPYFSLILIRFDE; from the coding sequence ATGTTAATAAAAAATATTTTGAGAGTATTTAAAGAACACAAAAGTGATTCGCCATCATTAACTATTGTTGGGGTTGGACCTGGAAATCCATCACTTTTAACTATTGCGGCTGTAGATGCTATCAAAAACGCAAAAGTTATAATTTCTCCAGTATCAGATGATAACAAAAAAAGTTTTGCGGCAGAAATAGTCAAGAAATATACCAAATTTAAAAAAAATATATCTATCATCTTCCCAATGGCTAGAGAGGGTTTTGATCCTGATGAAATATGGTCTAATGCTGTAGAAAAAATTGTGAAATTTATAAATAATGGCGAATCAGTAGTTTTACTTTGTCTTGGAGATACTTCGCTATTTGCAAGCTCGTCTAATATCTTGAGAATAATAAAAAATAATTATCCCGAAATCATCACCAAAACCATACCTGGGATTTCTTCTGTTTCAGCAGCAGCAGCCTTGAATGATTTTGATTTGGTTAAAAAGGGAGAGACCTTGATAATCAAAGAATGCCCTTCTTCAAATTCAGAATTAACATCCCTTATAAGGGAAAGTAGAGGAAATAAAATTGTTTTAGCAATTATGAAAGTTGGGAAAAGATGGGATTTAGTCAGGGAAATCTTAAAAAAAGAGGATATTATCAATAACACACTCATAGCTCTAAGTATTGGTATGCCTAATCAAATTATTCAATATGCATCACAATATAAAAAGGAATTCATGCCTTATTTCTCTTTGATTTTGATAAGATTTGATGAATGA
- a CDS encoding tRNA-(ms[2]io[6]A)-hydroxylase, whose protein sequence is MIVDFKRPSSHIKYLSSFTSDKWIHMALSNPIDILIDHAHCERKAAGVAIQLMFRYPSEANLAEVLSPIAREELEHFEKIFYFLKNLGHSLKALKPPPYGAELSKNIRKEEPNRMLDSFLIAGLIEARSHERLGLLALNSENESFKFLYESLLESEARHFGIYWKLAQTKFSKNQTFKRLEELSKIESEILSETCLMPRVHS, encoded by the coding sequence ATGATAGTTGATTTTAAAAGGCCTTCTTCCCATATCAAATATTTGTCATCCTTTACATCTGATAAATGGATTCATATGGCATTATCAAATCCAATAGATATTCTTATTGATCATGCTCATTGTGAGAGGAAAGCAGCAGGAGTAGCAATTCAATTGATGTTTAGGTATCCGTCAGAAGCAAATTTGGCTGAAGTTTTAAGTCCAATTGCGAGGGAGGAATTAGAGCATTTTGAAAAAATATTCTATTTTTTAAAGAATCTTGGACATTCTCTTAAGGCACTAAAACCCCCTCCATATGGTGCTGAATTGTCTAAAAACATTAGAAAAGAAGAACCTAATCGGATGCTCGATAGTTTTTTAATCGCAGGATTGATTGAAGCAAGAAGTCATGAAAGATTAGGCTTGCTTGCACTGAATTCTGAAAACGAATCTTTTAAGTTCCTGTATGAGTCTTTGCTTGAGAGTGAAGCCAGACACTTTGGAATTTATTGGAAACTTGCGCAAACTAAATTCTCTAAAAATCAAACTTTTAAAAGGTTAGAGGAATTATCTAAAATTGAGTCAGAAATACTTTCTGAGACCTGCCTTATGCCAAGGGTACATAGTTAG
- the aroQ gene encoding type II 3-dehydroquinate dehydratase: MDILLINGPNLNLLGTREPEIYGNKTLRDIEKDLTKVAQEKSVNLECFQSNHEGEIVDKIQNSVKSIQGILINAGAFTHTSISIRDALIGSKIPFVELHISNIFSREDFRKESFLTDKAIGIISGFGVSSYSLALDGIIEYLSNKD; the protein is encoded by the coding sequence ATGGATATTTTATTGATTAATGGACCAAATCTTAATCTTTTGGGTACTAGAGAACCTGAAATATATGGTAATAAAACATTGAGAGATATAGAAAAAGATTTAACTAAAGTTGCTCAAGAAAAAAGTGTTAATCTTGAATGTTTTCAAAGTAATCATGAAGGAGAAATAGTTGATAAGATTCAGAATTCTGTAAAAAGTATCCAAGGTATTCTTATAAATGCGGGCGCTTTTACACATACTTCGATTTCCATTCGAGATGCTTTAATTGGATCAAAAATTCCATTTGTGGAGTTACATATCTCAAATATTTTTAGTAGAGAAGACTTTCGTAAAGAATCTTTCCTTACAGATAAAGCTATCGGAATAATTAGTGGATTCGGTGTATCCAGTTATTCCTTGGCTCTTGATGGAATAATAGAATATTTAAGTAATAAAGATTAA
- a CDS encoding thermonuclease family protein, which yields MKSIESNDFINVKIISCYDGDTCTSSKGEKIRLACIDTPEIRGNKVNPKKALFARDYLNSKVKGKSIILKRITTDRYKRTVGELYADDINIQELLYKKGLAKIYKKYAYQCPWTKKYI from the coding sequence ATGAAATCCATAGAATCAAATGATTTCATAAATGTAAAAATCATTAGTTGTTACGATGGTGATACATGTACCTCATCAAAAGGAGAGAAAATTAGACTTGCATGTATTGATACGCCCGAAATAAGAGGTAATAAAGTCAATCCAAAGAAAGCATTGTTTGCAAGAGATTACTTGAATTCAAAAGTAAAGGGTAAATCCATAATATTAAAACGCATTACTACTGATAGATATAAACGTACTGTTGGAGAACTTTATGCAGATGATATCAATATCCAAGAATTACTTTACAAAAAAGGACTGGCAAAAATTTATAAAAAATATGCTTATCAATGTCCTTGGACAAAGAAGTATATTTAG
- a CDS encoding SIMPL domain-containing protein has protein sequence MKIIKRLRSLPGDSLSIIRRTPPLVFAMAVLSLGGFIGASTVLVRGFRIIENSITVTGASTESFESDIAKWSVQVRARGKTQIDSFNKHKESMKKTMNFLKANGIEDGIKQEVYLGPASIKEYETKHPKTNEIIRTEWITYQSIEIQSNDVHRIQKTHSKITELLGDGVLVRPSSPEFTYSKLADKRVDMLAKAAKDARIRAEAIAFQTGSEVGGLKKVNTGVFQITVPNSTRVSSWGSYDTTTIKKDITAVMGVTFAVK, from the coding sequence ATGAAAATTATTAAGAGACTCAGGTCGCTGCCAGGCGATTCTCTGAGTATTATCCGCCGCACTCCGCCACTCGTTTTTGCAATGGCTGTTTTGTCTCTCGGGGGATTCATAGGTGCCTCTACAGTCCTTGTAAGAGGGTTCAGGATTATTGAGAATTCCATTACTGTTACAGGTGCAAGTACAGAAAGTTTTGAAAGTGATATTGCCAAATGGTCCGTTCAGGTTAGGGCAAGAGGAAAGACTCAGATCGACTCATTCAACAAGCATAAGGAGTCAATGAAAAAGACTATGAATTTTCTGAAAGCAAATGGAATCGAGGATGGTATCAAACAGGAAGTTTATCTTGGACCTGCCAGCATAAAAGAATATGAAACTAAGCATCCCAAGACCAATGAAATCATAAGAACAGAATGGATCACCTATCAAAGTATTGAAATCCAGAGCAATGATGTTCATCGAATTCAAAAAACCCACAGCAAGATAACTGAACTTCTTGGAGATGGTGTTTTGGTAAGACCAAGCTCTCCAGAATTCACATATTCAAAGCTTGCTGATAAAAGAGTAGATATGCTCGCAAAGGCTGCGAAGGATGCCCGAATCAGAGCTGAGGCTATTGCGTTTCAAACAGGATCTGAAGTTGGAGGTTTGAAGAAAGTAAACACCGGTGTTTTCCAGATCACAGTTCCAAATTCAACGAGAGTAAGTAGCTGGGGTTCATATGACACCACCACTATCAAGAAAGATATCACTGCAGTAATGGGAGTGACTTTCGCGGTTAAGTAA
- a CDS encoding DUF1651 domain-containing protein produces MAESYWLINSKRTEVKRFVKNDKSIDGVFEYMFIDTGKIVGVVGEELPLMTTTVSVDIDLAREIYERLISQGWKKTGEVWLK; encoded by the coding sequence ATGGCTGAATCTTATTGGTTGATTAATTCAAAAAGAACAGAAGTAAAAAGGTTTGTAAAAAACGATAAGAGTATAGATGGTGTATTTGAGTATATGTTTATAGATACTGGAAAAATAGTTGGTGTGGTAGGGGAGGAACTGCCTTTAATGACAACAACTGTTTCTGTAGATATAGATTTAGCTAGAGAAATTTATGAAAGATTAATCTCTCAGGGATGGAAAAAAACTGGAGAGGTTTGGCTAAAATAA
- a CDS encoding DUF3303 domain-containing protein, whose protein sequence is MAYYHVHGLIPDGISQSEGYKMFEKYIASGAPMDNFDGFELVSRFHAPETGEVFVTFKADNHLAISQHFGVWRAKFGLDWNITAVLNDDEVIQRNKQVADAVATMG, encoded by the coding sequence ATGGCTTACTATCATGTACATGGACTTATTCCAGATGGAATTTCTCAGTCCGAAGGATACAAAATGTTTGAGAAGTATATTGCTTCCGGTGCACCTATGGATAATTTTGATGGATTTGAATTAGTAAGTAGATTCCATGCGCCTGAAACAGGAGAGGTTTTTGTTACATTCAAGGCTGATAATCACTTAGCAATATCTCAACATTTTGGAGTTTGGAGAGCTAAATTTGGTCTTGATTGGAATATTACTGCTGTTTTAAATGATGATGAGGTTATTCAAAGAAACAAACAAGTTGCTGATGCTGTTGCTACAATGGGATAA
- a CDS encoding phosphoenolpyruvate carboxykinase produces MKQNSVKVIGINDESRKDAYLSYVDKADGLKSILSSDFDDWSNFDSWESISVQQWIFSKAIDVYKGKKIDIKCDCCDYVDCLPSNFENIKKEKCYGKKTAYMITKILDEIKLAKARRESDGTYSV; encoded by the coding sequence ATGAAACAAAATTCTGTCAAAGTAATTGGAATTAACGATGAATCAAGAAAAGATGCATATTTATCATATGTGGATAAGGCAGATGGATTAAAAAGTATCTTAAGTAGTGATTTTGATGATTGGTCTAACTTTGATAGTTGGGAGAGTATATCAGTTCAGCAATGGATTTTTTCTAAAGCTATAGATGTTTATAAAGGAAAAAAAATTGATATTAAGTGCGACTGTTGTGACTATGTTGATTGTCTCCCAAGTAACTTTGAGAACATCAAAAAAGAAAAATGCTACGGTAAAAAAACTGCCTACATGATCACAAAAATATTAGATGAAATTAAATTAGCTAAAGCAAGGAGAGAAAGTGATGGAACATATTCTGTATAA
- the thiD gene encoding bifunctional hydroxymethylpyrimidine kinase/phosphomethylpyrimidine kinase, whose product MYSKIALSIGGSDSGGGAGIQADLRTFMALKVHGCSVITCITAQNSIEVTCVQPLEKNTLLNQLDTLFADFGIDALKTGMLLNERIINDTASKLNTYKITKIIDPVMVTRTGSKLLEDSAINAYKKLLLPIADLVTPNIYEANLLSGLEIRSTEDIENSARKIIGLGAKAVLVKGGGLKDMKGKDFFLDLNGRKEWLFNKFINTKNTHGSGCTLSAAICGYKALGFGLLDSIKKAKLFVEKSLENSYKIGSGPGPLGHY is encoded by the coding sequence ATGTATTCTAAAATTGCACTTTCAATAGGCGGTAGTGACTCTGGGGGTGGAGCAGGCATTCAGGCTGACTTGAGAACTTTCATGGCCCTTAAAGTACATGGATGTTCTGTTATTACATGTATTACCGCACAAAATAGTATAGAGGTTACATGCGTTCAACCACTAGAGAAGAATACTTTATTAAATCAGTTAGATACTTTGTTTGCTGATTTTGGTATTGATGCCTTAAAAACTGGAATGTTGTTAAATGAAAGGATAATTAATGATACTGCTTCAAAATTAAATACATACAAAATAACCAAAATTATTGACCCAGTAATGGTTACAAGAACTGGTTCTAAATTACTGGAAGATTCTGCTATTAATGCTTATAAAAAACTCTTACTACCAATTGCTGATTTGGTAACTCCAAATATTTATGAAGCAAATCTACTTTCTGGTTTAGAAATAAGGAGTACAGAAGATATCGAAAATTCAGCAAGAAAAATTATTGGTCTTGGAGCTAAAGCGGTACTTGTAAAAGGTGGCGGTTTAAAAGATATGAAAGGGAAGGATTTTTTCCTTGACTTGAATGGTAGAAAAGAGTGGCTATTTAATAAATTTATAAATACAAAAAATACCCACGGTAGCGGCTGTACTTTGAGTGCCGCTATTTGTGGTTACAAAGCTTTAGGTTTTGGGCTACTAGATTCTATAAAAAAAGCAAAACTATTTGTTGAAAAATCTTTGGAAAACTCTTACAAAATAGGATCTGGTCCTGGTCCTTTAGGTCATTATTAA
- a CDS encoding TenA family protein, translating to MKITKKLWEDNYEIALLSLNTKFVQGLKNGSLPKNIFQEYLAQDYFFLETFAKAYGLAVSKSKDKYSIRKLSELLMGVSEELILHETYAKEWEIDLSNNYIKKATKNYTDFLDDTSKRLSSVEIMFAMTPCMRLYSWIGKSLYKEDFDTKYKEWIITYADECFEKLADSLENLIETNKETYDINHAKYLYRRAMELELDFFNAYSDF from the coding sequence ATGAAAATAACAAAAAAACTCTGGGAGGATAATTATGAGATTGCTTTACTAAGTTTAAATACAAAATTTGTTCAAGGTTTAAAGAATGGAAGTCTCCCTAAAAATATATTTCAAGAATATTTAGCTCAAGATTATTTCTTTTTAGAGACTTTTGCTAAGGCTTATGGCCTTGCTGTTTCCAAATCAAAAGATAAGTACTCAATAAGGAAGTTAAGTGAACTCTTAATGGGCGTTTCAGAGGAGTTAATACTTCATGAAACTTACGCAAAAGAATGGGAGATTGATTTGTCTAATAACTATATAAAAAAAGCCACTAAAAATTATACAGATTTTCTTGATGATACTTCCAAAAGACTTAGCTCCGTTGAAATAATGTTTGCAATGACTCCATGTATGCGACTTTATTCTTGGATAGGAAAAAGTTTGTATAAGGAGGATTTTGACACTAAATATAAAGAATGGATAATTACTTATGCTGATGAGTGCTTTGAAAAGCTAGCAGATTCACTTGAAAATCTTATTGAGACTAATAAAGAAACATATGATATTAATCATGCAAAATATTTATACAGGAGAGCTATGGAATTGGAGTTAGATTTTTTTAATGCATATTCAGATTTCTGA
- a CDS encoding deoxyribodipyrimidine photo-lyase translates to MKEINILWFKKDLRIFDNEALCEAIKDNDILPIYIIELDIWSQKTHSDRQWQFCKESLIDLRNALAEIGQPLIIRTGNVINIFDEISSKFKIKGLYSHQETGDWRTYKRDQKVREWALSKNIIWKEFLQFSVFRGNLDRNNWSKKWQENSNKNLIKAPLRINSINFNIGEIPSDKIFTFKKETCPGRMEGGRKKGLERMQYFFSNKLDTYSKDISSPEKSFDSCTRLSPYICWGCISLKEIFKKANISKNNNSRMLKSRLTWHCHFIQKLESEPELEFREYHPFFKNIREKNSELLYSWSSGNTGFPFIDACMRSLNFNGWINFRMRAMLMSFASYNLWLPWQDSGSELANKFVDYEPGIHWNQCQMQSGTTSINTNRIYNPIKQGKDHDPQGKFIKKWIPELRDISFNFIHEPWLLSRFNQEEYEQINYIRPIIDIPNSTKTAKKKIQEITKKDGYWDISKEIYLKHGSRKTLRKNINNKKIVSKAKEKQYELKLDF, encoded by the coding sequence ATGAAAGAAATAAATATCTTATGGTTTAAGAAAGATTTAAGAATTTTTGATAACGAAGCTCTGTGTGAGGCTATAAAAGATAATGATATATTACCTATTTATATTATTGAGTTAGATATTTGGAGTCAAAAAACTCATTCAGATAGACAATGGCAATTTTGCAAAGAAAGTTTAATAGATTTAAGAAATGCACTTGCTGAGATAGGACAACCATTAATTATTAGGACTGGCAATGTTATTAATATTTTTGATGAAATTAGTTCAAAATTTAAAATCAAAGGTTTATATAGCCATCAAGAAACCGGAGATTGGCGCACTTATAAAAGAGATCAAAAAGTAAGAGAATGGGCTTTAAGCAAAAATATTATTTGGAAGGAATTTCTACAATTTTCAGTTTTTAGAGGAAATTTAGATAGGAATAATTGGTCTAAAAAGTGGCAAGAAAATTCCAATAAAAACCTAATTAAAGCTCCATTAAGAATCAATTCTATTAACTTTAATATTGGAGAAATACCATCAGACAAAATTTTTACCTTTAAAAAAGAAACTTGTCCAGGAAGAATGGAAGGTGGAAGAAAGAAAGGTTTAGAGAGAATGCAATACTTCTTTAGTAATAAATTAGATACTTATTCAAAAGATATATCTAGCCCAGAAAAATCATTTGATAGTTGTACAAGACTATCCCCATATATTTGTTGGGGATGCATTTCATTAAAAGAAATTTTTAAAAAGGCAAATATATCAAAAAACAATAATTCCAGGATGTTAAAAAGCAGATTAACTTGGCATTGTCATTTTATCCAGAAACTTGAAAGTGAACCAGAACTAGAGTTTAGGGAATATCATCCTTTTTTTAAAAATATTAGAGAAAAAAATAGTGAATTACTTTATTCATGGAGTTCAGGTAATACGGGCTTTCCTTTTATAGATGCATGTATGCGTTCATTAAATTTCAATGGATGGATTAACTTTAGAATGCGAGCGATGTTAATGTCTTTTGCTAGCTATAATTTATGGCTACCATGGCAAGATTCAGGTTCTGAATTAGCAAATAAATTTGTAGATTATGAGCCTGGAATACATTGGAACCAATGCCAAATGCAATCTGGAACTACGTCTATAAACACCAATAGAATTTATAATCCTATTAAGCAGGGAAAAGATCATGATCCTCAAGGAAAATTTATAAAAAAATGGATACCAGAATTAAGGGATATATCATTTAATTTCATTCATGAACCATGGCTATTATCTAGATTTAATCAAGAAGAATATGAACAAATTAATTACATAAGACCAATAATTGACATCCCAAATAGCACTAAAACTGCAAAGAAGAAAATTCAGGAAATCACTAAAAAGGATGGATATTGGGATATCTCAAAAGAAATTTATTTAAAGCATGGCTCTAGAAAAACACTTAGAAAAAACATAAATAATAAAAAAATTGTTTCTAAGGCAAAGGAAAAACAATACGAACTGAAATTAGATTTCTAA